One part of the Amaranthus tricolor cultivar Red isolate AtriRed21 chromosome 16, ASM2621246v1, whole genome shotgun sequence genome encodes these proteins:
- the LOC130802523 gene encoding uncharacterized protein LOC130802523 has protein sequence MFIAAIARPHINATDEVLWDGKIGIFPFTETHYAVRRSENRPVGTATLRAITRVTRDILRDKLITEVLPAIRSKWPANGVKDIWIQQDNAKPHILINDHAFNEEAKKDGFNIRLVCQPASSPDMNILDLGLFSALQSIQFKSFPKDLNDLIKAVNDAYDTFEPKLLNYTWIQYQLCMIEVLKAKGGNNYKNPHIGKQRLDRLGMLPRQLEIPQELIDAARQFLSHGIINLNDLPQDD, from the coding sequence atgtttatagcaGCTATTGCAAGACCTCACATTAATGCTACAGATGAAGTGTTGTGGGATGGGAAAATAGGAATTTTTCCGTTTACAGAAACTCATTATGCAGTGAGGAGGTCAGAAAACAGACCAGTGGGTACAGCAACATTACGAGCAATAACAAGAGTTACACGCGACATTCTACGAGACAAACTAATCACTGAAGTGCTACCAGCTATAAGATCAAAATGGCCAGCAAATGGGGTGAAAGATATATGGATTCAACAAGATAACGCCAAGccacatattttaataaatgatcATGCATTCAATGAAGAAGCAAAGAAAGACGGATTTAATATAAGACTTGTTTGTCAACCAGCCTCTAGTCCAGATATGAACATCTTGGACTTGGGATTGTTTAGTGCTTTGcaatcaattcaattcaagtCATTCCCCAAAGACCTCAATGATCTGATAAAGGCAGTCAATGATGCATATGACACTTTTGAACCAAAGCTTTTAAACTACACTTGGATTCAGTATCAATTGTGCATGATAGAGGTACTAAAAGCTAAAGGCGGTAATAACTATAAGAATCCACACATTGGAAAACAAAGACTGGACAGGCTGGGTATGCTGCCCAGGCAATTAGAAATTCCACAAGAACTAATTGATGCAGCACGGCAATTTTTATCTCATGGTATAATTAATCTCAATGATCTTCCGCaagatgattga